One window of Fusobacterium polymorphum genomic DNA carries:
- the purD gene encoding phosphoribosylamine--glycine ligase encodes MKVLIVGSGGREHAIAWKISQNSKVDKIYAAPGNAYNKVIKNCENINLKTSDDILNFALNEKIDLTIVGSEELLVDGIVDKFQKNNLTIFGPNKEAAMLEGSKAFAKDFMQKYGVKTAKYQSFTDKEKAIKYLDEMSYPVVIKASGLAAGKGVVIAQNRKEAEDTLNDMMTNKVFAAAGDTVVIEEFLDGVEISVLSITDSEIIIPFISAKDHKKISEKETGLNTGGMGVIAPNPYYTKTIEEKFIQNILNPTLKGIKAEKMNFTGIIFFGLMVANGEVYLLEYNMRMGDPETQAVLPLMKSDFLDVINSALNKDLKNIKIDWEDKSACCVVMAAGGYPVKYEKGNLISGLEKFDINNSDNKVFFAGVKEEDNKFYTNGGRVLNVVSIQDNLEKAIEVAYKNIKEISFKDSYCRKDIGTLYVPVKY; translated from the coding sequence ATGAAAGTTTTAATAGTTGGTTCTGGTGGTAGAGAACATGCAATAGCCTGGAAGATTTCTCAAAATTCAAAGGTAGATAAAATATATGCTGCACCAGGAAATGCTTATAATAAGGTTATAAAAAATTGTGAAAATATAAATTTAAAAACTTCTGATGATATTTTAAATTTTGCATTAAATGAAAAAATAGATTTAACAATAGTTGGAAGTGAAGAATTATTAGTTGATGGTATAGTTGATAAATTTCAAAAAAATAACTTAACTATATTTGGACCAAATAAAGAAGCTGCAATGCTTGAAGGTTCAAAAGCATTTGCAAAAGATTTTATGCAAAAATATGGAGTTAAGACTGCTAAATATCAATCTTTTACTGATAAAGAAAAAGCTATAAAATATTTAGATGAAATGTCTTATCCAGTTGTAATAAAAGCAAGTGGACTTGCAGCAGGAAAAGGTGTTGTAATTGCACAAAATAGAAAAGAAGCAGAAGATACTTTAAATGATATGATGACTAATAAGGTATTTGCTGCAGCAGGAGATACTGTTGTAATAGAAGAATTCTTAGATGGTGTTGAAATTTCTGTTTTATCTATTACAGATTCAGAGATAATAATACCTTTTATATCTGCTAAAGATCATAAAAAAATATCTGAAAAAGAAACAGGATTAAATACTGGAGGTATGGGAGTAATAGCACCTAATCCATATTATACAAAAACTATTGAAGAAAAATTTATACAAAATATATTAAATCCTACTTTAAAAGGAATTAAAGCTGAAAAAATGAATTTTACAGGAATAATATTTTTTGGTTTAATGGTTGCAAATGGAGAAGTGTATTTACTTGAATATAATATGAGAATGGGAGATCCTGAAACTCAAGCAGTTTTACCACTAATGAAATCAGATTTCTTAGATGTTATAAACTCAGCATTAAATAAAGATTTAAAAAATATAAAAATTGATTGGGAAGATAAGTCAGCTTGTTGTGTGGTTATGGCAGCAGGAGGATACCCAGTTAAATATGAAAAAGGAAATCTTATCAGTGGTTTAGAAAAATTTGATATAAATAATTCTGATAATAAAGTTTTCTTTGCAGGAGTAAAAGAAGAAGATAATAAATTCTATACTAATGGTGGTAGAGTTTTAAATGTTGTTTCTATCCAAGATAATTTAGAAAAAGCTATTGAAGTTGCTTATAAAAATATAAAAGAAATCTCATTTAAAGATAGCTATTGTCGTAAGGACATAGGAACTTTATATGTACCTGTTAAATATTAA
- the purC gene encoding phosphoribosylaminoimidazolesuccinocarboxamide synthase translates to MEKGKFIYEGKAKQLYETDDKDLVIVHYKDDATAGNGAKKGTIHNKGIMNNEITALIFNMLEEHGIKTHFVKKLNDRDQLCQRVKIFPLEVIVRNIIAGSMAKRVGIKEGTKINNTIFEICYKNDEYGDPLINDHHAVAMGLATYDELKEIYEITGKINNLLKEKFDNIGITLVDFKIEFGKNSKGEILLADEITPDTCRLWDKETGEKLDKDRFRRDLGNIEEAYIEVVKRLTEKK, encoded by the coding sequence ATGGAAAAAGGAAAATTTATTTATGAAGGAAAGGCAAAACAATTATATGAAACAGATGATAAGGATTTAGTTATTGTTCACTATAAAGATGATGCAACAGCTGGAAATGGAGCCAAAAAAGGAACTATTCATAATAAAGGAATAATGAATAATGAAATAACAGCTTTAATATTTAATATGTTAGAAGAACATGGAATAAAAACTCACTTTGTAAAAAAATTAAATGATAGAGATCAACTATGTCAAAGAGTAAAAATATTTCCTCTTGAAGTTATAGTTAGAAATATAATAGCTGGTTCTATGGCTAAAAGAGTTGGAATAAAAGAAGGAACTAAAATAAATAACACTATATTTGAAATTTGTTATAAAAATGATGAATATGGAGATCCTTTAATAAATGACCACCATGCAGTAGCAATGGGGCTTGCAACTTATGATGAATTAAAAGAAATTTATGAAATAACAGGAAAAATAAATAATCTTTTAAAAGAAAAATTTGATAATATTGGAATAACATTAGTAGATTTTAAGATTGAATTTGGTAAAAATTCTAAGGGAGAAATCTTACTAGCTGATGAAATTACTCCTGATACTTGTAGATTATGGGATAAAGAAACAGGAGAAAAATTAGATAAAGATAGATTCAGAAGAGATTTAGGAAATATAGAAGAAGCATATATAGAAGTGGTTAAAAGGTTAACTGAAAAGAAATAA
- the purM gene encoding phosphoribosylformylglycinamidine cyclo-ligase, protein MIKSYKDSGVDKEEGYKAVELMKKNVLKTHNKSVLTNLGSFGAMYELGQYKNPVLISGTDGVGTKLEIAMKQKKYDTVGIDCVAMCVNDVLCHGAKPLFFLDYLACGKLDAEIAAQLVSGVTEGCLQSYAALVGGETAEMPGFYKEGDYDIAGFCVGIVEKENLIDGSKVKEGNKIIAVASSGFHSNGYSLVRKVFTDYNEKISLKEYGENITMGDVLLTPTKIYVKPILKVLEKFNVNGMAHITGGGLFENLPRCMGKDLSPVVFRDKVKVPEIFKLIAERSKIKEEELFGTFNMGVGFTLVVEEKDVEPIIELLTSLGETAYEIGHIEKGDHNLCLK, encoded by the coding sequence ATGATAAAATCTTATAAAGATTCAGGTGTTGATAAAGAAGAAGGATACAAAGCAGTTGAATTAATGAAGAAAAATGTTTTAAAAACTCATAATAAATCTGTTCTAACAAATTTAGGTAGTTTTGGAGCTATGTATGAATTAGGACAATATAAAAATCCTGTTTTAATTTCTGGAACTGATGGAGTTGGAACTAAATTAGAAATAGCAATGAAACAAAAAAAATATGACACAGTTGGAATAGACTGTGTTGCTATGTGTGTAAATGATGTACTATGTCATGGAGCAAAGCCATTATTTTTCTTAGATTATTTAGCTTGTGGAAAACTTGATGCAGAAATTGCAGCTCAATTAGTTTCAGGAGTTACAGAAGGTTGCTTACAGTCTTATGCAGCCTTAGTAGGAGGAGAAACTGCAGAAATGCCTGGTTTCTATAAAGAGGGAGATTATGATATAGCAGGTTTCTGTGTTGGAATAGTTGAAAAAGAAAATTTAATTGATGGTTCAAAAGTTAAAGAAGGAAATAAAATAATAGCAGTGGCTTCAAGTGGTTTCCATAGTAATGGATATTCATTAGTAAGAAAAGTATTTACTGACTACAATGAAAAAATTTCTTTAAAAGAATATGGAGAAAATATAACTATGGGAGATGTTTTATTAACTCCTACAAAAATTTATGTAAAACCTATATTAAAAGTTTTAGAAAAATTTAATGTAAATGGTATGGCACATATAACAGGTGGAGGATTATTTGAAAATTTACCTCGTTGTATGGGAAAAGATTTATCTCCAGTAGTATTCAGAGATAAGGTAAAAGTACCTGAAATATTTAAGTTAATTGCTGAAAGAAGTAAAATAAAAGAAGAAGAATTATTTGGAACTTTCAATATGGGAGTAGGTTTTACTTTAGTAGTAGAAGAAAAAGATGTTGAACCTATCATTGAATTATTAACTTCATTAGGTGAAACTGCTTATGAAATAGGGCATATTGAAAAAGGAGACCATAATTTATGTCTGAAATAA
- the purF gene encoding amidophosphoribosyltransferase, whose protein sequence is MGILALHSKKVRKDLVGIAYYGMYALQHRGQEGAGYTICDSITNGEVRIKTVKNVGLVSDVFKVEDFQRYTGNILIAHTRYGSKNTMSIRNCQPIGGESAMGYISLVHNGDLLNKDELKQELLANGSLFQTGIDTEIILKFLSIYGKYGYKEAVLRTIEKLKGCFALAMIINDKLIGVRDPEGLRPLCLGKIVEDDMYVLASESCALDAIGAEFVRDIEAGEMVVIDDNGVESIKYKPSTKKASSFEYIYFGRPDSVIDGISVYDFRHQTGRCLYEQNPIEADIVIGVPDSGVPAGIGYAEASGIPYSAALLKNKYVGRTFIAPVQELRERAVRVKLNPIKELIKGKRVVVIDDSIVRGTTSKKLIDVLFEAGAKEVHFRSASPVVIEESYFGVNIDPNNKLMGSYMSIEEIRKAIGATTLDYLSLKNLKKILNGGDDFYMGCFKEDE, encoded by the coding sequence ATGGGAATATTAGCTTTACACTCAAAAAAAGTTAGAAAAGATTTAGTAGGAATTGCATATTATGGAATGTATGCTTTACAACACAGAGGACAAGAAGGAGCAGGTTATACTATTTGTGATTCAATCACTAATGGAGAGGTAAGAATAAAAACTGTTAAAAATGTTGGACTTGTTTCTGATGTATTTAAAGTGGAAGATTTTCAAAGATATACTGGAAATATTTTAATAGCACATACAAGATATGGAAGTAAAAATACTATGTCAATAAGAAATTGTCAACCTATTGGTGGAGAGTCTGCTATGGGTTATATATCTCTTGTTCATAATGGTGATTTACTAAATAAAGATGAGTTAAAACAAGAATTATTAGCTAATGGTTCATTATTTCAAACAGGAATAGACACAGAAATAATCTTAAAGTTTTTAAGTATCTATGGAAAATATGGTTATAAAGAAGCAGTACTAAGAACTATTGAAAAATTAAAAGGTTGTTTTGCACTTGCAATGATAATAAATGATAAATTGATAGGTGTTCGTGATCCAGAAGGATTAAGACCATTATGTTTAGGTAAAATAGTTGAAGATGATATGTATGTTCTAGCTTCTGAATCTTGTGCATTAGATGCTATTGGTGCTGAATTTGTAAGAGATATAGAAGCAGGAGAAATGGTAGTTATAGATGATAATGGAGTGGAAAGCATAAAATATAAACCAAGTACAAAAAAAGCCAGTTCCTTTGAATATATTTATTTTGGAAGGCCTGATAGTGTTATAGATGGGATAAGTGTTTATGATTTTAGACATCAAACAGGTAGATGTCTATATGAACAAAATCCAATAGAAGCAGACATTGTTATTGGAGTTCCTGATTCAGGTGTTCCAGCAGGAATAGGATATGCAGAAGCAAGTGGAATACCTTATTCAGCAGCACTTTTAAAGAATAAATATGTAGGAAGAACATTTATTGCTCCTGTTCAAGAATTAAGAGAGAGAGCAGTAAGAGTTAAATTAAACCCAATTAAAGAATTAATTAAAGGAAAAAGAGTTGTAGTAATAGATGACTCTATTGTTCGTGGAACAACTTCAAAAAAATTAATAGATGTTTTATTTGAAGCTGGAGCAAAAGAAGTGCACTTTAGATCAGCTTCACCAGTTGTTATTGAAGAATCATATTTTGGAGTAAATATAGATCCTAATAATAAATTAATGGGGAGTTATATGAGTATTGAAGAAATTAGAAAAGCAATAGGAGCAACAACATTGGATTATCTTTCATTAAAAAATTTAAAGAAAATTTTAAATGGTGGAGATGATTTTTATATGGGTTGCTTTAAAGAAGATGAGTAA
- the purN gene encoding phosphoribosylglycinamide formyltransferase produces the protein MSEINKKRIAVLVSGSGTNLQSIIDNVENGNLNCEITYVIADRECYSLQRAEKHGIKNLLLDRKIIDNKLANEIIDSTLKESKTDYIVLAGYLSILTEKFIKEWDRKVINIHPSLLPKFGGKGMYGIKVHEAVIKAGEKESGCTVHFVTNEIDAGEIITNVKVPVLEDDTPETLQKRVLEQEHKLLIKGIKKIL, from the coding sequence ATGTCTGAAATAAATAAAAAAAGAATAGCAGTTCTTGTATCAGGAAGTGGAACAAATTTACAATCAATTATTGATAATGTAGAAAATGGTAATTTGAACTGTGAAATAACTTATGTTATTGCAGATAGAGAATGTTATAGCTTACAAAGAGCAGAGAAACATGGAATTAAAAATTTATTATTAGATAGAAAAATTATTGATAATAAGTTAGCTAATGAAATTATAGATTCTACATTAAAAGAATCTAAAACTGATTATATAGTCCTAGCAGGATATTTATCAATTTTGACTGAAAAATTTATTAAAGAATGGGATAGAAAGGTTATAAATATACATCCTTCATTATTACCAAAATTTGGTGGAAAGGGTATGTATGGAATAAAAGTTCATGAGGCAGTTATAAAAGCTGGTGAAAAAGAAAGCGGTTGTACTGTACATTTTGTTACTAATGAAATAGATGCTGGTGAGATTATAACAAATGTAAAAGTCCCAGTATTAGAAGACGATACTCCTGAAACATTACAAAAAAGAGTTTTAGAACAAGAACATAAATTATTAATAAAAGGAATAAAAAAAATATTGTAG
- the purH gene encoding bifunctional phosphoribosylaminoimidazolecarboxamide formyltransferase/IMP cyclohydrolase — protein sequence MKKRALISVYDKTDILDFAKFLISKGVEIISTGGTYKYLKENKIEVIEVSKITNFEEMLDGRVKTLHPNIHGGILALRDNEEHMRTLKERNIDTIDYVIVNLYPFFEKVKENLSFEEKIEFIDIGGPTMLRSAAKSFKDVVVISDVKDYESIKEEINKSNDVSYETRKKLAGKVFNLTSAYDAAISQFLLDEDFPEYLNISYKKSMEMRYGENSHQKAAYYTDNMSDGAMRDFKQLNGKELSYNNIRDMDLAWKVVSEFDEICCCAVKHSTPCGVALGDNVEEAYKKAYETDPVSIFGGIVAFNREVDEVTAKLLSEIFLEIIIAPSFSKSALEILSKKKNIRLIECKNKPSDKKELIKVDGGILVQDTNNRLYEDLEVVTKAKPTSQEEKDLIFALKVVKFVKSNAIVVAKNLQTLGIGGGEVSRIWAAEKALERAKERFNATDIVLSSDAFFPFKDVVELAAKNGVKAIIQPSGSVNDKDSIEECDKNNISMIFSKLRHFKH from the coding sequence ATGAAAAAAAGAGCTTTAATTTCAGTATATGATAAGACAGATATATTGGATTTTGCGAAATTTCTGATTAGCAAAGGAGTAGAAATTATTTCTACTGGTGGAACATATAAATATTTAAAAGAAAATAAAATTGAAGTTATTGAAGTTAGTAAAATAACAAATTTTGAAGAAATGTTAGATGGTAGAGTTAAAACTTTACATCCAAATATACATGGTGGAATTTTAGCATTGAGAGATAATGAAGAACATATGAGAACTTTAAAAGAAAGAAATATTGATACTATTGATTATGTTATAGTAAATCTATATCCCTTCTTTGAAAAAGTTAAAGAAAACTTGTCTTTTGAAGAAAAAATTGAATTTATTGATATAGGTGGACCTACAATGCTTAGATCTGCTGCTAAATCTTTTAAAGATGTAGTTGTTATTTCTGATGTTAAAGATTATGAATCTATAAAAGAAGAAATAAATAAGTCTAATGATGTTTCTTATGAAACTAGAAAAAAATTAGCAGGAAAAGTCTTTAATTTGACTTCTGCCTATGATGCAGCTATATCACAATTTTTATTAGATGAGGATTTTCCAGAATACCTAAATATTTCATATAAAAAGAGTATGGAAATGAGATATGGAGAAAATTCACATCAAAAAGCTGCATACTATACTGACAATATGTCTGATGGAGCTATGAGAGATTTTAAACAACTTAATGGAAAAGAACTTTCATACAATAATATTAGAGATATGGATTTAGCTTGGAAAGTTGTTTCAGAATTTGATGAAATTTGTTGCTGTGCAGTAAAACATTCAACACCTTGTGGAGTAGCATTAGGAGATAATGTAGAAGAAGCTTATAAAAAAGCTTATGAAACAGATCCAGTGTCTATTTTTGGTGGAATAGTAGCTTTTAATAGAGAAGTTGATGAAGTAACTGCAAAATTATTAAGTGAAATATTTTTAGAAATTATAATAGCACCAAGTTTTTCAAAATCTGCTTTAGAAATTTTAAGTAAAAAGAAAAATATAAGACTTATTGAATGTAAAAACAAGCCAAGTGATAAAAAAGAATTAATAAAAGTTGATGGTGGAATTTTAGTTCAAGACACAAATAATAGATTATATGAAGATTTAGAAGTTGTAACAAAAGCTAAACCTACATCTCAAGAAGAAAAAGATTTAATTTTTGCTTTAAAAGTTGTAAAATTTGTAAAATCAAATGCTATTGTTGTAGCAAAAAATTTACAAACCTTAGGAATAGGTGGAGGAGAAGTAAGTAGAATTTGGGCTGCTGAAAAGGCATTGGAAAGAGCAAAAGAAAGATTTAATGCAACAGATATTGTACTTTCTTCAGATGCATTCTTCCCATTTAAAGATGTTGTTGAATTAGCAGCTAAAAATGGAGTTAAAGCTATAATTCAACCTAGTGGCTCTGTAAATGATAAAGATTCTATTGAAGAATGTGATAAAAATAATATCTCTATGATATTCTCAAAATTAAGACATTTTAAACACTAA
- the purE gene encoding 5-(carboxyamino)imidazole ribonucleotide mutase yields the protein MKVGIIFGSKSDVDVMKGAAECLKKFGIEYSAHVLSAHRVPELLEETLEKFEKEGYGVIIAGAGLAAHLPGVIASKTVLPVIGVPIKAAVEGLDALFSIVQMPKSIPVATVAINNSYNAGMLAVEILAVGNKELKEKLLEFRKEMKEDFKKNIHVEL from the coding sequence ATGAAAGTAGGAATTATATTTGGAAGTAAATCAGATGTTGATGTAATGAAAGGAGCAGCAGAATGTTTAAAAAAGTTTGGAATAGAATATTCTGCACATGTTCTATCAGCACACAGAGTTCCAGAACTTTTAGAAGAAACTTTAGAAAAATTTGAGAAAGAAGGCTATGGAGTTATTATTGCAGGAGCAGGACTTGCTGCACATTTACCAGGGGTTATTGCTTCAAAAACTGTTTTACCTGTAATTGGAGTACCTATAAAAGCAGCAGTAGAAGGTTTAGATGCACTATTTTCAATAGTACAAATGCCTAAATCAATTCCAGTTGCAACCGTAGCAATAAATAATTCATATAATGCAGGAATGCTTGCAGTAGAAATATTAGCAGTTGGAAATAAAGAATTAAAAGAAAAACTTTTAGAATTTAGAAAAGAGATGAAAGAAGATTTCAAAAAAAATATACATGTAGAATTATAA
- a CDS encoding phosphoribosylformylglycinamidine synthase, producing the protein MSDLRFFVEKKNGFDLDAKRLEKQFREELGVNVKNLRLINCYDIFNLNENKEDIEKIKKMILSEPVTDTITTELDLKGKKYFAVEFLPGQFDQRADSALQCIDIVSSEKQNADILTSKIIILNDELSDEELNKIKKFYINPIEMREKDLSVLKKEEILFNSEVIIYNNFTSLNDSEIEKMRVDLGLSMSFEDLKFVQDHYKEIGRNPTETEIKVLDTYWSDHCRHTTFETKINKVTFPNSEFGKQMEKEFNNYLKLKEDVSKKRDVSLMDMATIVAKYLKKEGKLDNLEVSEENNACSVYVDVEVEDFEGKKSIEKWLLMFKNETHNHPTEIEPFGGASTCLGGAIRDPLSGRAYVYQAIRVTGSGNPLETVEETLKGKLPQKKITTGAASGYSSYGNQIGIATTLVSEIYHDGYKAKRMEVGAVVAAAPVENVVRKSPIPTDSIIIIGGKTGRDGCGGATGSSKEHNDKSLLLCGAEVQKGNAPEERKIQRLFRNPNATKLIKKCNDFGAGGVSVAIGELADGVEVNLDLVPVKYDGLNGTELAISESQERMAVIVSKEDTEKFLKYVDEENLLGTVVGYVTDKNRLTLNWKGKAIVDISRDFLNTNGVQQNIDIEVRDYKDENVFEKFKTSDSSLEKKWLHNIKKLNVVSQKGLVEMFDSSVGGGTILAPFGGKYQMSPTDVSIMKFPVLDKNTNTASAITWGFNPYISEWSTYHGAIYAVVESLAKLVAAGVDYKTARLSFQEYFEKLGKDSYKWSKPFLALLGAMKVQKDFDVAAIGGKDSMSGTFNDISVPPTLISFAVSPVNVNDVISTDFKKSGNKIYLVENKIDEKDFLFNSEELKENFDFVLKNIKDKKIVSAMVVKMGGLAEALSKMSFGNRLGFEINNKDVDLFSLKPASILIETTEELSYKNAIYLGEVTDKFEGKINGENINLEEVEATWLNKLKPIFPYELEEKIETYDIKNKISEKKIYKSSITIAKPRVVIAAFPGTNSEYDMYNRFNENGGEAKITLLRNLTQDHLVESVDEMCKDLRNSQIFVLPGGFSAGDEPDGSGKFMAAVLQNPKLIDEIKAFLDRDGLILGVCNGFQALVKSGLLPYGEIGNVHENSPTLTFNKIGRHISQIVKTKIVTNNSPWLSSFEIGETFDIPVSHGEGRFYASDEVLKQLFENGQIATQYVDFNLDATNEFRFNPNGSSFAIEGIISPDGRIFGKMGHSERYSKDTFKNIDGNKNQNLILNGIKYFK; encoded by the coding sequence ATGTCAGATTTAAGATTTTTTGTTGAAAAGAAAAATGGTTTTGATTTAGATGCAAAAAGATTAGAAAAACAGTTTAGAGAAGAATTGGGGGTAAATGTCAAAAATTTAAGATTAATAAACTGTTATGATATTTTTAATCTTAATGAAAACAAAGAAGATATTGAAAAAATTAAAAAGATGATATTGTCAGAACCCGTTACTGATACTATTACAACAGAGTTAGATTTAAAGGGGAAAAAATATTTTGCTGTTGAATTTTTACCAGGACAATTTGATCAAAGAGCAGATTCAGCCTTACAATGTATTGATATAGTATCAAGTGAAAAACAAAATGCAGATATATTGACTTCAAAAATTATTATATTAAATGATGAACTTAGTGATGAAGAATTAAATAAAATAAAGAAATTCTATATTAATCCTATTGAAATGAGAGAAAAAGATTTATCTGTATTGAAGAAAGAAGAAATCTTATTTAATTCAGAAGTTATTATTTATAATAATTTTACTTCTTTAAATGATAGTGAAATAGAAAAAATGAGAGTTGATTTGGGACTTTCTATGTCTTTTGAAGATTTGAAATTTGTTCAAGATCACTATAAAGAAATAGGAAGAAATCCTACTGAAACTGAAATCAAAGTTTTAGATACTTATTGGTCTGACCATTGTAGACATACAACATTTGAAACTAAAATAAATAAAGTTACATTTCCTAACTCAGAATTTGGAAAACAAATGGAAAAGGAATTTAATAATTATTTAAAATTAAAAGAAGATGTATCTAAAAAAAGAGATGTTTCTTTAATGGATATGGCAACAATAGTTGCAAAATATTTAAAGAAAGAAGGAAAGTTAGATAATTTAGAGGTTTCAGAAGAAAATAATGCTTGTTCTGTCTATGTAGATGTTGAAGTAGAAGATTTTGAAGGAAAGAAATCTATTGAAAAATGGTTATTGATGTTTAAAAATGAAACTCATAATCATCCAACTGAAATAGAACCATTTGGTGGAGCTTCAACTTGTTTAGGTGGAGCAATAAGAGATCCATTATCTGGAAGAGCTTATGTTTATCAAGCAATAAGAGTTACAGGTTCTGGAAATCCACTTGAAACTGTTGAGGAAACTTTAAAAGGGAAATTACCTCAAAAGAAAATTACAACAGGAGCAGCTAGTGGTTATTCTTCTTATGGAAACCAAATAGGAATTGCAACTACATTAGTATCTGAAATTTATCATGATGGATATAAAGCAAAAAGAATGGAAGTTGGAGCAGTTGTAGCAGCAGCACCTGTGGAAAATGTAGTTAGAAAGTCTCCTATACCTACAGATAGCATAATCATTATAGGTGGTAAAACAGGTAGAGATGGTTGTGGAGGAGCAACAGGTTCTTCTAAGGAACACAATGATAAATCACTTCTATTATGTGGAGCAGAAGTTCAAAAAGGTAATGCACCAGAAGAAAGAAAAATACAAAGATTATTTAGAAATCCAAATGCAACAAAACTTATAAAAAAATGTAATGATTTTGGAGCTGGTGGAGTTTCAGTTGCTATTGGAGAGTTAGCAGATGGAGTTGAAGTAAATCTTGATTTAGTTCCTGTTAAATATGATGGACTTAATGGAACAGAACTTGCTATATCTGAATCACAAGAAAGAATGGCAGTTATAGTTTCAAAAGAAGATACTGAAAAATTCTTAAAATATGTAGATGAAGAAAACTTACTTGGAACAGTTGTAGGTTATGTAACAGATAAAAATAGATTGACTTTAAATTGGAAAGGTAAAGCAATAGTTGATATTTCAAGAGATTTTTTAAATACTAATGGAGTTCAACAAAATATAGATATAGAAGTTAGAGATTACAAAGATGAAAATGTTTTTGAAAAATTTAAAACTTCTGATAGTAGTTTAGAAAAGAAATGGCTACATAATATTAAAAAATTAAATGTTGTTTCTCAAAAAGGTTTAGTAGAAATGTTTGATTCTTCTGTTGGAGGAGGAACAATCTTAGCGCCATTTGGTGGAAAATATCAAATGTCACCAACTGATGTTTCTATAATGAAATTCCCAGTTTTAGATAAAAATACTAATACTGCTTCTGCTATAACTTGGGGATTCAATCCCTATATATCTGAATGGTCAACATACCATGGAGCTATCTATGCAGTTGTAGAATCATTAGCTAAATTGGTAGCAGCAGGGGTTGACTATAAGACAGCTAGACTTTCATTCCAAGAATACTTTGAAAAACTTGGAAAAGACTCATATAAATGGTCTAAACCATTCCTTGCATTACTTGGAGCTATGAAAGTACAAAAAGATTTTGATGTAGCAGCCATTGGTGGTAAAGACTCTATGAGTGGAACATTTAATGATATATCTGTACCTCCTACATTGATTTCATTTGCAGTTAGTCCTGTAAATGTAAATGATGTTATATCAACTGATTTTAAGAAATCTGGAAATAAAATTTATTTAGTTGAAAATAAAATAGATGAAAAAGATTTCTTATTCAATAGTGAAGAATTAAAAGAAAACTTTGACTTTGTATTAAAAAATATAAAAGATAAAAAGATAGTGTCTGCAATGGTTGTTAAAATGGGTGGACTTGCAGAAGCATTGTCAAAAATGAGCTTTGGTAATAGATTAGGTTTTGAAATTAATAATAAGGATGTAGATTTATTTAGTTTAAAACCAGCTTCTATTCTAATTGAAACAACAGAAGAATTATCATATAAAAATGCTATCTATTTAGGTGAAGTTACAGATAAATTTGAAGGAAAGATAAATGGAGAAAATATTAATTTAGAAGAAGTTGAAGCAACCTGGTTAAATAAATTAAAGCCTATTTTCCCTTATGAGTTAGAAGAAAAAATAGAAACTTATGATATTAAAAATAAAATATCTGAAAAGAAAATCTATAAGTCATCAATAACTATTGCTAAACCAAGAGTTGTTATAGCAGCTTTCCCAGGAACTAACTCTGAATATGATATGTACAACAGATTCAATGAAAATGGTGGAGAAGCAAAAATAACTTTACTTAGAAATCTAACACAGGATCATTTAGTTGAATCAGTTGATGAAATGTGTAAGGATTTAAGAAATTCTCAAATATTTGTTCTACCAGGTGGATTTAGTGCTGGAGATGAGCCTGATGGTTCTGGTAAATTTATGGCAGCAGTTTTACAAAATCCAAAACTTATAGATGAAATAAAAGCTTTCTTAGATAGAGATGGACTTATTTTAGGAGTATGTAATGGTTTCCAAGCCTTAGTTAAATCTGGTTTATTACCTTATGGAGAAATTGGAAATGTTCATGAAAATTCTCCTACTCTTACATTTAATAAGATAGGAAGACATATTTCTCAAATAGTAAAAACAAAAATAGTTACAAATAATTCTCCTTGGTTATCATCTTTTGAAATAGGTGAAACATTTGATATTCCAGTATCTCATGGAGAAGGAAGATTTTATGCCAGTGATGAAGTGCTAAAACAACTATTTGAAAATGGTCAAATAGCAACTCAATATGTAGACTTTAATTTAGATGCTACAAATGAATTTAGATTTAATCCTAATGGTTCAAGTTTTGCTATTGAAGGAATTATATCTCCTGATGGTAGAATTTTTGGAAAAATGGGACACTCAGAAAGATATTCAAAAGATACATTTAAGAATATAGACGGTAATAAAAATCAAAACTTAATATTAAATGGAATAAAATACTTTAAATAA